The genomic segment GCCTGCGCGGCCCGAACCAGCCTCGACTCAGGCTGCTGGCCGCGCGCTGGAGCACCCCACGCAGCAACTCCAGGGACACCGCGGAGACCTCGATGGCGGGATCCCAGCCGGCTGTCAGCAACAGCTGCTGCGCGGTGCTGCGACCAAATCCGGCGATCGCGCGGCTGAGCGCATCCGCCAGGCGTCCCGGCTGGGCCAGAATCCGGGCCAGGTCGGCCTCCCCCAGGGCCCCGAGGGCGCACTTGCCCGAGGGCAGCGGCGGGGGATCGTAGGGTAGCCCCCCGGCCAGCTGCCGCACCCCACACATGGCCTCCGTCACCGGCCGCAAACAGCCGAGGATTTTTTCCGTGCCCCCGTCGACCAGGAACAGGTTGGCATACTTGCCAATCAATTCGATCACCAGACGCCGTTCGTACGGGTCGCCCAGCTCGTCACGTCCCGCCACCACCAGGACGGCGACACGCTCCAGGTCGACTTGCTCCACGCGCACGAGGCGAGCCCCCTCCAGATGCTTGCGCAGCTGCATGGTGAAGCCCGTGGGCACCGCCAGATTGGTCAGCGGGCGCCGGGTCAGGTGAAGGCGTGCGAACTGGTTCTGCACGCTGATATACAGCCGATGATTCTGCCCCGCGGCCCGCAAATTGAGGTAGAGTTCGCCGTGGCTCGGCTGCCCGACCTTGTCGATGCGAGGCTCGCCCAAGGCCCGCAACTCACTCACCACCGCCGCCAGCGCCAGCCCATCGACATGTTGCACGGTATGCTCCTTCCTTCGCCGGTCGGCCCCACGGCGGCATCAGGCGGCGCAGTGCGCCCCCCCGAGCAAGCGAAGCGCGCCACCGCGCCCAGCGCCCCAAGGTTCACGCCCCATCATAGCCCGGCGCCCGCGCTTCCGCCGGGAGCGCCCCGTCCTGGCGGGATGGGCCGCCCGCGGCGCGAGCGCCACCCGGGCCACAGCAGCAGCAGCGCAGCCCCAGCGGCCCCGAGCGACAAGGCCAGCGCCAGCCACCATCCGGGCGGCCGATAATGCAAGGTGAAGGGCACGTGCCCCGCCGGCACCGCCACGCCGAGCAGCAAGCCATCCACCCGCAACACCGGCAGTTCGCGCTCCCCATGAAACGCGTGCCAGCCGGCATGATAGGCCTCCGACACGACCACCAGACCAGGGCCCGAACCGCTCGTTTCCCCCGCCAGACTGGCAAAGCCGGTGCTTCGCAGGCTGGCCGTCCCAGGCGTCACGGCGGCGCCCAGAGGGGTCTCGAGCAGGGCTTCGCGCAGCGGCTCGAAGCGGGCGTCGTGGGTGAGCCGGGCCCAGCGTTGCGCCTCCGGCAGAACCTGAACCTCGGCGGGCCGCCAGACGCGCGGACACGCGCGGCGATTGACGAAGCTTCGAACCCTGCCGCTCGCTGCCTCGGCAAGCCAGCGAGGGGCTTTCAGGTGGCTTGCCACGGCCGGCGTGAGGGCCGCCGGGTCGAGGCGCACCCGGGTGCAGGCCAGCAAATCCAGCCCGTGATGCTCGCTGGCAAGCAGGTGCGGGTCGGCCAATTGCCCCCCCATGGTGAGCTGCCCGACCAGGCGGCTGTAGGAAGCCGCCAACAGGGGCTCATACCCATTGACCATTTTGAGCCCCATCAACGTACTGATTTGCGGATAAGCCAGGGCCACGCTGAGCGCACGATCGTGGTAGGGATACGGCAGACTGGAAATGGCCAGCAGCCGCGGCCCGTCGTGCGGCTGCAGGATCGGCAGGCGCGGCAACTCCGCCGCCGAGGGGCATAACCCGCGCCAACCCTGGTGATGGGAAAAGAGCAGCAGGTCCAGGGCCAGCACCCCCAACAGCCCCCCCTGGCGGGCTGAAGTGGGGCGCTGCGCGAGCCGGGCCAGGGCGAGCAAGCTGGCCAGCAGGGCCAGCCCTTGCACCCAGAGCCAGGCCTGATGGGGCGCCAGCGCCGCCCCCAGATCGACCCCCGCCGGCGCATAGGGGAGCCAGCGCGACGCCCACACTTCGCGACCGGCGACCAGCAGGCCTGCGACCAAGGCCATCGCCCCCCCCAGCAAGACCCCCGCCCCCCTCAGCGCCCGCTGGCGATCGCCCGGAGAGGCTTGCAGCCAGTGGGTGAGACCCAGCGCAGCCAGCACGGCCAGGGCCAGGTCCAGCTCCATCAGGTGCCGCCCCGGCACCCGAATCATGTTGAAAACCGGCAGGGCATGCCACACCCGGTACAGCGGTGTCGCATCGCCCAGGGCCAGCAGCAGGCCCAGCCCCCCCACCAGCCACCAGAAGCGCACCAGGCCGTCGTGCCGGCCCCGGCGAAGCGCCGTCAGCGCCAGCATCAGCGTGGCCAGGCCGGCATAGCCCATCAACTCGTTGCGCCAGGGCCCCTTGCCCCAGAACGGCACCTGGAAAAGGGTCGAGTCGAGCGTGCCGTAGAGATAAGGAAACACCAGGGTCGCCAGCTCCCGCACCGGCAGGGCATCCGCCGTGACCTCGGCATAGCTCAGCGTGTGACGCTGGCTCTCGGCCAGCAAGCCAAGCGTGGGCAGCCACTGGACGGCCGCGAGACCGATGCCGCAGAGCACGGCGCCCAGCGCCGGCCCGCGGGCCTCGGGTGGCAGGCGCCAGGCCGCGTAGGGAAAGCCCAGCAGCAAGGTCATCCAGACCAGCTGCGGATAACCGGCAAAAATCTGCAGGGCCAGCAAGGCCGCCAGCCAGGCCGCAGCCGGCCGCCAGGGGCCGGTCCTCAGCCGCTCGACCGCCCAGAAAATCGCCGGAATCAGGCCCGCCGCCTGGATCACCGTCAGATGCTCCATGTTGGCGAGCATGAAGCCGCTGCCCGTGAAGACCAGGGCCGCCAGCAGCGCCGCCGCCGGCGGACAGGCCAGCGCGCGAACATAGGCGAACATTACCCCCCCGCCGACCCAGTAGGCCAGCAAGACGCAGACGTTCATGGCCCAGGCCGTCGGCAGCAGCAAGAACAACCAGTTGGCGGGAAAGAACACGCCGGTCTGGCTGACGGCCAGCAAGGGCATCCCGCCGAACTGGAAGGGGTTCCAGAAGGGCCATTCCCCGGCGCGCAGCACGCTCGCGGTCAGAACGCGTTGCGGCAAGTACTGTCCCCAGCCGTCCCCGGGGGCCAGAACCAGCCCGTTGACGAGACCTGGCAGAAACAGCAGCAAGGGCCACACGAGAATGACGAGCAGCGGCCCGAGCGAGCGAAGGCGCGGAAAAGGGTTCACGGAGTCCTCTGGGCGATCTGACGGCCCATGATACACGCCCCCTCCGCGCCTGCTAAAATGCCTTCCATGCAGACCCCATTCGCCCACCTCGGCCCGATCGACCACGTCGGCATCGCCGTCCAGGACCTGGACGCCTCGCTGGCCTTCTACCGGGATACCCTGGGCTTGCCGCTGGTGGACATCGAAGTGGTGGCCGACCAGCAGGTGCGCACGGCGATCTTCTGCGGGCCGATCGGGCGGGTCGAGTTGCTGGAGGCCACCGGGCCGGACAGCCCGATCGCCAAGTTCATCGCCAAGCGGGGCGAGGGCATCCACCACGTGGCCCTGCGCGTCGAGGGCCTCGACGCCACGCTGGCGCGGCTCGCGGCCGAAGGCGTCCAGCTGATCGATCGCACGCCTCGCATCGGCGCGGGCGGTCACCGCATCGCGTTTCTCCACCCCAAGGCCACCGGCGGGGTGCTGCTGGAGCTGTGCGAACCCCACGAGGACTGAGCAGCGAGAGGTTTCCGGAGGGTCGCACGCTCCGGAAACCTCGGTCCACGACCAATCGAGCCCCCGGCTCCTGAAGGAGGGTCCCGTGTCTGTCGCGTCCCAAACAAGCCCCTGGCCCCTGCGCGCCACGCTGGGCGGTGGGGTCTTGAGCCTGCTGTCGCTGACGCCAGCCTGGGCGGAGGGGCTCTCGCCAGGCACAGAAGCGCGTATCCTGGTGATGCTGGCGACCGTCGGCTGCGTCGGGTTTGCCTTGCTGGCCTTGCCGTTTGCCTTGCCCCTGCGCCGGCGTGCAAATTCGGAAGCGTCGTGGGGGGCCCTGTTCGCCCACGTCTGCTTCTGGGGCGGGGCGGCGATGCTGCTTACCCTCCGCTATGCGCTGCTGGATGGCCCCTCGGAGGAGGCCACGTTCTTCCTGCTGCTGAGCGCTCTGCCGCTGGCGGGAGCGGTCTGGATCCACCGCTGGCGAGGCCGCAAGCCCTGGCCGGGCGCCCGCGTCGCGTTTGCTTTCCTGCCCGGCTGGATCCTGCTGGAGTTCCTGGCGCGGGGAGGCTCGCTGCTGGAGGATTGGCCCCAATCGGCGACCTGCTGGGCTTTCGCGGCGGGGGTGGTCTGGCTGACCGTGCGCCGACTTTCCGAAGCGACCGTCCCGTCGGGGGGGGCGCCAGCGGCCCCGCTGCCCGCGGAAAGCGCGCCACCGGAAGCGCCCGGCACCTGACCGGCCTGCTCCGCGCGCGTGGCCGCAGCCAGGCGCTTCGTGCTAGAATCCCTCGCGCCTTGCGACGTTGCGGCGCCAGAGCGGGCCCTGCGGGGCTGTCGAAGACGAGGAGATCCGGACCCCATGAAAATCCACGAGTACCAGGGCAAGCTCCTGATGGAGCGTTTCGGTATCCCCACCACCAAGGGACGCGTGGCCGATACCCCCGA from the Candidatus Sericytochromatia bacterium genome contains:
- the mce gene encoding methylmalonyl-CoA epimerase, with amino-acid sequence MQTPFAHLGPIDHVGIAVQDLDASLAFYRDTLGLPLVDIEVVADQQVRTAIFCGPIGRVELLEATGPDSPIAKFIAKRGEGIHHVALRVEGLDATLARLAAEGVQLIDRTPRIGAGGHRIAFLHPKATGGVLLELCEPHED